One genomic region from Athalia rosae chromosome 3, iyAthRosa1.1, whole genome shotgun sequence encodes:
- the LOC105685455 gene encoding uncharacterized protein LOC105685455 isoform X5, whose amino-acid sequence MRILKTLHWSRRQGSGVAEIHLQQENNNGSREVKEGVGPVEGPDEMWAPTALGHHRELPVDVPDTLLQQAYPNATKVKVDTESPRARKIVHSRSASDLRELQADNCADLTPFNNVLTLDKNHTLNFNNNTKPERICNGNGGEEDGRETEVDIADQTDGEAPRRIDPPFPKTVEVEIQPRNQKESNVDAEDDYPFAKEDYPTMLKTCSDDSASPRSSSGRSDSTAPLDGSLEVNLDASLVIGHRINGGEKDSTSLYDARRIDLGSPCRTMMMSDIKVTPLFNRGRVSTSFDNPAYGLVGLQDIQGLLIRSDEVSDLTRLIDDALVTGKCNKDQAAPNAAKLRRSAKNQKNSHQARTIAVGSRVDAEVEELSRAGSTDDLIDGETPATIASRMKNKKKKLSSSGYSTLRSEGSTDFDASSFVVENDKSFREMAVDCPTDFIPIAKSHPVYPPPGKPAGNGKSGVPDNQKRKEKAIEKLNVADSKPCDVNPNNVNFHVDVNNQSRESKPNTNDIKTVESINNNRSTLLPTDKASDSVIVEIVDHKDLKAGLNGVKPAIPPRDQKRAPARPPKDNRLSQNNNVEQTEPTQQQLHSIRKYQEQLRKRKDEEEKQECLNRSLRGSRKLHALESHSTNLSGQENPAYAQDEFVNRSNSIASKPTNSLTSQEIEEPPRPLTYGEVVATLERLQLQLKNVAGALGVPSPGVEAKLEAVRTLLVQRRFATALATHHALRNCLRESGKIIKPLHHTEDAANLARDCVEVLEQWQTSTKGGGNSGDGMGSIVEELTSLLTSYEIEGLLLAHDSVSSYVDGLQRRQSPSSSLPSGPPSPNSSTHGSRVAENIKIIRIEKTNEPLGATVRNEGDAVIIGRVVRGGAADKSGLLHEGDEVLEVNGVEMRGKSVNEVCDILAGMQGGLTFLVLPAPVDHRNTISTNVREDNTLIQHVRAHFDYDPEEDPYIPCRELGVSFQKGDVLHVISQEDPSWWQAYREGEEDQTLAGLIPSKSFQHQRESMKQTIAGDKSAGRGSKKSSTLLCARKNPKKKKRSKSGSNFNDDGYPLYATTAIDDYDSEEVLTYEEVALYYPRANHKRPIVLIGPPNIGRHELRQRLMQDSERFAAAIPHTSRPRKDSEVDGQDYHFISRSQFESDILCRRFVEHGEYEKAYYGTSVEAIRSVVNSGKICVLNLHPQSLKILRSSDLKPYVVFVAPPSLEKLRQKRIKNNENFKEEELKDIIEKAREMEDKYGHLFDMIIINNDTDRAYNQLLTEINSLEREPQWVPASWLQ is encoded by the exons ATGAGGATATTGAAAACACTGCACTG GTCTCGCAGACAAGGCAGTGGCGTAGCGGAAATCCACCTGCAACAGGAAAATAACAACGGGTCACGGGAGGTCAAGGAGGGGGTTGGGCCCGTAGAGGGGCCCGATGAAATGTGGGCCCCAACAGCCCTCGGGCATCACCGGGAACTTCCCGTAGACGTTCCCGACACCCTCCTCCAGCAGGCCTACCCCAACGCAACAAAGGTAAAAGTAGATACCGAGTCACCCCGCGCTCGGAAAATCGTCCATTCCCGTAGCGCTAGCGATCTTCGCGAATTGCAGGCCGATAACTGCGCTGATTTAACCCCCTTTAACAACGTTCTAACACTCGATAAAAATCATACATTAAATTTTAACAATAACACAAAACCCGAGAGAATTTGCAACGGAAACGGCGGAGAGGAGGACGGTAGGGAAACGGAGGTAGATATCGCCGACCAAACGGACGGCGAGGCTCCTCGGAGGATCGATCCGCCCTTCCCGAAGACGGTGGAGGTCGAAATTCAGCCGAGGAATCAGAAGGAATCGAACGTAGACGCCGAGGACGACTATCCCTTCGCCAAAGAGGATTATCCGACGATGTTGAAAACTTGCAGCGACGATTCCGCCAGCCCTCGAAGCTCGTCGGGCAGGTCGGACAGTACAGCCCCGCTGGACGGAAGCCTCGAAGTAAATTTGGACGCGAGTTTGGTGATCGGGCATCGCATCAACGGTGGCGAAAAAGATTCCACCTCGCTGTACGACGCGCGACGCATCGACCTCGGATCGCCCTGCAGGACGATGATGATGTCGGACATAAAAGTAACGCCTTTGTTCAATCGTGGTAGGGTTTCGACGTCCTTCGACAATCCGGCCTACGGTTTGGTCGGCCTTCAGGACATTCAGGGGCTGTTGATAAGGTCCGACGAAGTGTCGGATCTCACCAGATTGATAGACGACGCTCTGGTCACCGGAAAGTGCAACAAGGATCAAGCCGCTCCCAACGCCGCGAAACTGAGGAGGAGCGCGAAGAATCAGAAGAATTCGCATCAAGCGAGGACGATAGCGGTCGGTTCCAGGGTCGATGCGGAAGTCGAGGAGTTGAGCCGGGCCGGATCTACCGATGATTTGATAGACGGCGAGACGCCGGCGACGATCGCTTCGAGgatgaagaacaaaaagaagaagctgtCGTCCAGCGGATACTCGACCCTCAGGAGCGAGGGCTCCACGGACTTCGACGCCTCTTCGTTCGTCGTGGAGAACGACAAGAGCTTCAGGGAAATGGCGGTCGACTGTCCGACCGATTTTATACCGATCGCTAAATCACATCCGGTTTATCCGCCGCCGGGCAAACCGGCGGGCAACGGGAAATCGGGCGTCCCGGACAATcagaagagaaaggaaaaggcGATAGAAAAGTTAAACGTTGCAGATTCTAAACCCTGTGATGTAAATCCTAACAACGTGAATTTTCACGTCGACGTAAACAACCAGTCACGAGAATCAAAACCGAACACGAACGATATTAAAACCGTCGAATCAATTAACAACAATCGCAGTACGCTACTTCCAACCGATAAAGCTAGCGATAGCGTAATCGTAGAGATCGTTGATCATAAAGATTTGAAG GCCGGACTGAACGGAGTTAAGCCTGCCATACCACCTAGAGATCAAAAACGAGCCCCAGCCAGACCTCCCAAGGACAACAGATTGTCGCAGAACAACAATGTCGAACAAACCGAACCAACGCAACAACAGCTTCATTCCATAAGGAAATATCAG GAACAACTTAGAAAACGGAaagacgaggaagaaaaacaagaatgtTTGAACCGGTCACTTAGAGGATCCCGGAAACTCCACGCTTTAGAAAGTCATTCGACAAACCTTTCCGGGCAAGAAAATCCAGCCTATGCTCAAGACGAATTTGTTAATAGATCAAACTCAATAGCGAGCAAACCAACGAATTCCTTAACTTCGCAGGAAATTGAAGAACCTCCGAGACCGCTCA CTTACGGAGAAGTTGTAGCGACCTTGGAAAGGTTACAACTGCAGCTCAAAAACGTTGCGGGAGCTTTAGGCGTGCCTTCTCCTGGAGTAGAAGCAAAACTAGAAGCAGTCAGAACACTTTTGGTACAAAGACGTTTTGCAACTGCTCTCGCCACGCACCATGCCCTACGAAATTGTCTGAGGGAAAGCGGGAAAATTATTAAACCTCTACATCATACCGAAGATGCAGCTAATCTTGCTCGAGAT tgcGTTGAGGTACTCGAACAATGGCAGACATCGACGAAGGGTGGTGGAAATAGCGGAGATGGTATGGGTTCAATCGTTGAAGAACTCACCAGTTTATTAACAAGTTACGAGATAGAGGGTCTTCTCCTGGCCCATGATTCAGTTAGTTCCTACGTCGACGGTCTTCAACGCCGACAAAGTCCGTCCTCGTCCTTGCCAAGCGGACCACCAAGTCCTAATTCTAGCACACACGGTTCTAGAGTAGCTGAGAATATTAAAATCATTAGGATTGAAAAAACTAATGAGCCACTCGGTGCTACTGTTCGAAACGAAGGAGACGCAGTCATTATAG GTCGAGTGGTTCGAGGAGGAGCAGCAGACAAATCGGGTCTCTTACACGAAGGTGACGAAGTTCTAGAAGTCAACGGAGTTGAAATGCGGGGTAAAAGCGTAAACGAGGTCTGCGATATCCTTGCCGGTATGCAAGGAGGCCTAACGTTCCTTGTGTTGCCCGCTCCGGTTGACCACAGAAATACAATCAGCACCAATGTACGAGAAGACAACACTTTG ATCCAACATGTACGAGCCCATTTTGATTACGACCCTGAAGAAGATCCTTACATACCTTGCCGAGAGCTGGGAGTCAGCTTTCAGAAAGGAGATGTTCTGCATGTAATTTCTCAGGAAGATCCTAGCTGGTGGCAAGCGTACCGAGAGGGAGAAGAGGACCAGACCTTGGCCGGTCTTATTCCTAGCAAGAGTTTCCAACACCA GCGCGAGTCTATGAAGCAAACGATAGCTGGAGACAAATCAGCTGGACGTGgttcaaaaaaatcgagtacATTACTTTGTGCAAGGAAAAAtcctaaaaagaaaaagagaagcaaGTCTGgttcaaatttcaacgacgacgGTTATCCCCTCTATGCTACAACAGCTATTGATG ATTATGACAGCGAAGAGGTACTCACCTATGAAGAAGTTGCCCTTTACTACCCACGAGCTAATCACAAAAGGCCGATAGTATTAATTGGCCCACCCAACATTGGAAGGCATGAATTAAGGCAAAGATTGATGCAGGATAGCGAAAGATTTGCAGCAGCAATTCCTC ATACAAGCAGGCCGAGGAAAGATTCTGAAGTAGATGGACAAGACTATCATTTCATATCACGTTCCCAGTTTGAATCGGATATACTCTGCAGAAGATTTGTGGAGCATGGAGAATATGAAAAGGCTTATTATGGCACGTCAGTGGAAGCTATACGCTCAGTGGTGAACTCTGGTAAAATTTGTGTACTTAATTTGCATCCGCAGAGTTTAAAGATTCTTAGAAGCTCTGATCTTAAACCATACGTCGTATTTGTGGCACCGCCAAGTCTCGAAAAGTTGAGACAAAAGAGGattaaaaacaatgaaaacttcaaagaagaagaattaaaaGATATCATCGAAAAGGCCAGAGAAATGGAGGATAAATATGGTCACTTATTCGACATGATTATCATCAATAATGATACCGATCGGGCGTATAATCAGTTGCTCACAGAAATTAATTCTCTGGAAAGAGAGCCTCAATGGGTTCCTGCCTCTTGGCTCCAATGa
- the LOC105685455 gene encoding uncharacterized protein LOC105685455 isoform X3 has protein sequence MRILKTLHCNFMQRTASPARGVQKIRILKRRNAIIYRSRRQGSGVAEIHLQQENNNGSREVKEGVGPVEGPDEMWAPTALGHHRELPVDVPDTLLQQAYPNATKVKVDTESPRARKIVHSRSASDLRELQADNCADLTPFNNVLTLDKNHTLNFNNNTKPERICNGNGGEEDGRETEVDIADQTDGEAPRRIDPPFPKTVEVEIQPRNQKESNVDAEDDYPFAKEDYPTMLKTCSDDSASPRSSSGRSDSTAPLDGSLEVNLDASLVIGHRINGGEKDSTSLYDARRIDLGSPCRTMMMSDIKVTPLFNRGRVSTSFDNPAYGLVGLQDIQGLLIRSDEVSDLTRLIDDALVTGKCNKDQAAPNAAKLRRSAKNQKNSHQARTIAVGSRVDAEVEELSRAGSTDDLIDGETPATIASRMKNKKKKLSSSGYSTLRSEGSTDFDASSFVVENDKSFREMAVDCPTDFIPIAKSHPVYPPPGKPAGNGKSGVPDNQKRKEKAIEKLNVADSKPCDVNPNNVNFHVDVNNQSRESKPNTNDIKTVESINNNRSTLLPTDKASDSVIVEIVDHKDLKAGLNGVKPAIPPRDQKRAPARPPKDNRLSQNNNVEQTEPTQQQLHSIRKYQEQLRKRKDEEEKQECLNRSLRGSRKLHALESHSTNLSGQENPAYAQDEFVNRSNSIASKPTNSLTSQEIEEPPRPLTYGEVVATLERLQLQLKNVAGALGVPSPGVEAKLEAVRTLLVQRRFATALATHHALRNCLRESGKIIKPLHHTEDAANLARDCVEVLEQWQTSTKGGGNSGDGMGSIVEELTSLLTSYEIEGLLLAHDSVSSYVDGLQRRQSPSSSLPSGPPSPNSSTHGSRVAENIKIIRIEKTNEPLGATVRNEGDAVIIGRVVRGGAADKSGLLHEGDEVLEVNGVEMRGKSVNEVCDILAGMQGGLTFLVLPAPVDHRNTISTNVREDNTLIQHVRAHFDYDPEEDPYIPCRELGVSFQKGDVLHVISQEDPSWWQAYREGEEDQTLAGLIPSKSFQHQRESMKQTIAGDKSAGRGSKKSSTLLCARKNPKKKKRSKSGSNFNDDGYPLYATTAIDDYDSEEVLTYEEVALYYPRANHKRPIVLIGPPNIGRHELRQRLMQDSERFAAAIPHTSRPRKDSEVDGQDYHFISRSQFESDILCRRFVEHGEYEKAYYGTSVEAIRSVVNSGKICVLNLHPQSLKILRSSDLKPYVVFVAPPSLEKLRQKRIKNNENFKEEELKDIIEKAREMEDKYGHLFDMIIINNDTDRAYNQLLTEINSLEREPQWVPASWLQ, from the exons ATGAGGATATTGAAAACACTGCACTG CAATTTTATGCAAAGAACTGCTTCGCCGGCTAGGGGTGTTCAGAAAATTCGGATTCTGAAGAGAAGGAATGCAattatatatag GTCTCGCAGACAAGGCAGTGGCGTAGCGGAAATCCACCTGCAACAGGAAAATAACAACGGGTCACGGGAGGTCAAGGAGGGGGTTGGGCCCGTAGAGGGGCCCGATGAAATGTGGGCCCCAACAGCCCTCGGGCATCACCGGGAACTTCCCGTAGACGTTCCCGACACCCTCCTCCAGCAGGCCTACCCCAACGCAACAAAGGTAAAAGTAGATACCGAGTCACCCCGCGCTCGGAAAATCGTCCATTCCCGTAGCGCTAGCGATCTTCGCGAATTGCAGGCCGATAACTGCGCTGATTTAACCCCCTTTAACAACGTTCTAACACTCGATAAAAATCATACATTAAATTTTAACAATAACACAAAACCCGAGAGAATTTGCAACGGAAACGGCGGAGAGGAGGACGGTAGGGAAACGGAGGTAGATATCGCCGACCAAACGGACGGCGAGGCTCCTCGGAGGATCGATCCGCCCTTCCCGAAGACGGTGGAGGTCGAAATTCAGCCGAGGAATCAGAAGGAATCGAACGTAGACGCCGAGGACGACTATCCCTTCGCCAAAGAGGATTATCCGACGATGTTGAAAACTTGCAGCGACGATTCCGCCAGCCCTCGAAGCTCGTCGGGCAGGTCGGACAGTACAGCCCCGCTGGACGGAAGCCTCGAAGTAAATTTGGACGCGAGTTTGGTGATCGGGCATCGCATCAACGGTGGCGAAAAAGATTCCACCTCGCTGTACGACGCGCGACGCATCGACCTCGGATCGCCCTGCAGGACGATGATGATGTCGGACATAAAAGTAACGCCTTTGTTCAATCGTGGTAGGGTTTCGACGTCCTTCGACAATCCGGCCTACGGTTTGGTCGGCCTTCAGGACATTCAGGGGCTGTTGATAAGGTCCGACGAAGTGTCGGATCTCACCAGATTGATAGACGACGCTCTGGTCACCGGAAAGTGCAACAAGGATCAAGCCGCTCCCAACGCCGCGAAACTGAGGAGGAGCGCGAAGAATCAGAAGAATTCGCATCAAGCGAGGACGATAGCGGTCGGTTCCAGGGTCGATGCGGAAGTCGAGGAGTTGAGCCGGGCCGGATCTACCGATGATTTGATAGACGGCGAGACGCCGGCGACGATCGCTTCGAGgatgaagaacaaaaagaagaagctgtCGTCCAGCGGATACTCGACCCTCAGGAGCGAGGGCTCCACGGACTTCGACGCCTCTTCGTTCGTCGTGGAGAACGACAAGAGCTTCAGGGAAATGGCGGTCGACTGTCCGACCGATTTTATACCGATCGCTAAATCACATCCGGTTTATCCGCCGCCGGGCAAACCGGCGGGCAACGGGAAATCGGGCGTCCCGGACAATcagaagagaaaggaaaaggcGATAGAAAAGTTAAACGTTGCAGATTCTAAACCCTGTGATGTAAATCCTAACAACGTGAATTTTCACGTCGACGTAAACAACCAGTCACGAGAATCAAAACCGAACACGAACGATATTAAAACCGTCGAATCAATTAACAACAATCGCAGTACGCTACTTCCAACCGATAAAGCTAGCGATAGCGTAATCGTAGAGATCGTTGATCATAAAGATTTGAAG GCCGGACTGAACGGAGTTAAGCCTGCCATACCACCTAGAGATCAAAAACGAGCCCCAGCCAGACCTCCCAAGGACAACAGATTGTCGCAGAACAACAATGTCGAACAAACCGAACCAACGCAACAACAGCTTCATTCCATAAGGAAATATCAG GAACAACTTAGAAAACGGAaagacgaggaagaaaaacaagaatgtTTGAACCGGTCACTTAGAGGATCCCGGAAACTCCACGCTTTAGAAAGTCATTCGACAAACCTTTCCGGGCAAGAAAATCCAGCCTATGCTCAAGACGAATTTGTTAATAGATCAAACTCAATAGCGAGCAAACCAACGAATTCCTTAACTTCGCAGGAAATTGAAGAACCTCCGAGACCGCTCA CTTACGGAGAAGTTGTAGCGACCTTGGAAAGGTTACAACTGCAGCTCAAAAACGTTGCGGGAGCTTTAGGCGTGCCTTCTCCTGGAGTAGAAGCAAAACTAGAAGCAGTCAGAACACTTTTGGTACAAAGACGTTTTGCAACTGCTCTCGCCACGCACCATGCCCTACGAAATTGTCTGAGGGAAAGCGGGAAAATTATTAAACCTCTACATCATACCGAAGATGCAGCTAATCTTGCTCGAGAT tgcGTTGAGGTACTCGAACAATGGCAGACATCGACGAAGGGTGGTGGAAATAGCGGAGATGGTATGGGTTCAATCGTTGAAGAACTCACCAGTTTATTAACAAGTTACGAGATAGAGGGTCTTCTCCTGGCCCATGATTCAGTTAGTTCCTACGTCGACGGTCTTCAACGCCGACAAAGTCCGTCCTCGTCCTTGCCAAGCGGACCACCAAGTCCTAATTCTAGCACACACGGTTCTAGAGTAGCTGAGAATATTAAAATCATTAGGATTGAAAAAACTAATGAGCCACTCGGTGCTACTGTTCGAAACGAAGGAGACGCAGTCATTATAG GTCGAGTGGTTCGAGGAGGAGCAGCAGACAAATCGGGTCTCTTACACGAAGGTGACGAAGTTCTAGAAGTCAACGGAGTTGAAATGCGGGGTAAAAGCGTAAACGAGGTCTGCGATATCCTTGCCGGTATGCAAGGAGGCCTAACGTTCCTTGTGTTGCCCGCTCCGGTTGACCACAGAAATACAATCAGCACCAATGTACGAGAAGACAACACTTTG ATCCAACATGTACGAGCCCATTTTGATTACGACCCTGAAGAAGATCCTTACATACCTTGCCGAGAGCTGGGAGTCAGCTTTCAGAAAGGAGATGTTCTGCATGTAATTTCTCAGGAAGATCCTAGCTGGTGGCAAGCGTACCGAGAGGGAGAAGAGGACCAGACCTTGGCCGGTCTTATTCCTAGCAAGAGTTTCCAACACCA GCGCGAGTCTATGAAGCAAACGATAGCTGGAGACAAATCAGCTGGACGTGgttcaaaaaaatcgagtacATTACTTTGTGCAAGGAAAAAtcctaaaaagaaaaagagaagcaaGTCTGgttcaaatttcaacgacgacgGTTATCCCCTCTATGCTACAACAGCTATTGATG ATTATGACAGCGAAGAGGTACTCACCTATGAAGAAGTTGCCCTTTACTACCCACGAGCTAATCACAAAAGGCCGATAGTATTAATTGGCCCACCCAACATTGGAAGGCATGAATTAAGGCAAAGATTGATGCAGGATAGCGAAAGATTTGCAGCAGCAATTCCTC ATACAAGCAGGCCGAGGAAAGATTCTGAAGTAGATGGACAAGACTATCATTTCATATCACGTTCCCAGTTTGAATCGGATATACTCTGCAGAAGATTTGTGGAGCATGGAGAATATGAAAAGGCTTATTATGGCACGTCAGTGGAAGCTATACGCTCAGTGGTGAACTCTGGTAAAATTTGTGTACTTAATTTGCATCCGCAGAGTTTAAAGATTCTTAGAAGCTCTGATCTTAAACCATACGTCGTATTTGTGGCACCGCCAAGTCTCGAAAAGTTGAGACAAAAGAGGattaaaaacaatgaaaacttcaaagaagaagaattaaaaGATATCATCGAAAAGGCCAGAGAAATGGAGGATAAATATGGTCACTTATTCGACATGATTATCATCAATAATGATACCGATCGGGCGTATAATCAGTTGCTCACAGAAATTAATTCTCTGGAAAGAGAGCCTCAATGGGTTCCTGCCTCTTGGCTCCAATGa